A portion of the Psilocybe cubensis strain MGC-MH-2018 chromosome Unknown contig1, whole genome shotgun sequence genome contains these proteins:
- a CDS encoding Heat shock protein 60, mitochondrial encodes MQPHGPALWFPGRRRPRRLFPLRTRQNNHATISANGDAHVGGLIAQAMEKVGKEGVITVKEGKTIEDEIEITEGMRFDRGYISPYFIANTKTQHDILPALEAAAQARRPLIIIAEDVDGEALTACILNKLRGQLQVCAVKAPGFGDNRKSILGNLAILTCGTVFTDELDVKLERASAEMLGSTGSIRALIVDPTTGDFDRSKLQERLAKLSGGVAVIKVGGASEVEVGEKKDRYNDALNATRAAVEEGILPGGGVALLKASLQLATASAQAASTSNPVSGDAQPICMANFDQELGVGIIRRVLTQPTRAILNNANEKSAVIVGALLNQGPTGYGSADKFSWGYNATKGEYVDMVRKGHIVDPLKVVRTALVDASGVASLLFTSEACVVNSPEEEKAGAGGMGGMGGMGGMGGMEGKLAKPLTLLFDPLETVVLFLSVLLVMKPVDERVLLGEDALVTEEVHKQHSHAQQGYQHPILGAPHWSAGGKENVHAH; translated from the exons ATGCAACCCCATGGACCTGCGCTGTGGTTCCCAGGCCGCCGTCGACCGCGTCGTCTCTTTCCTCTCCGCACACGCCAAAACAATCACGCCACTATTTCCGCAAACGGTGACGCCCACGTTGGAGGGTTGATTGCTCAGGCAATGGAGAAGGTTGGAAAGGAGGGTGTGATCACTGTGAAGGAGGGAAAGACAATTGAGGACGAGATTGAGATCACCGAGGGTATGCGCTTCGACCGTGGTTACATTTCACCCTACTTCATCGCCAACACCAAGACCCAACAC GATATCCTCCCTGCCCTTGAGGCCGCGGCGCAGGCCAGACGGCCACTGATCATCATTGCGGAGGACGTTGATGGCGAGGCTCTCACTGCCTGCATCCTCAACAAACTCCGTGGTCAGCTGCAGGTGTGCGCTGTCAAGGCTCCTGGGTTTGGAGACAACCGCAAGAGCATCCTCGGCAACCTTGCTATTCTCACTTGTGGAACTGTGTTCACGGACGAGCTCGATGTCAAGCTCGAGCGTGCGTCAGCGGAGATGCTTGGTTCGACTGGAAGC ATCCGTGCCTTGATTGTGGACCCCACGACGGGCGACTTTGACCGCAGCAAGTTGCAAGAGCGTCTCGCAAAGCTGAGCGGAGGTGTAGCTGTCATCAAGGTGGGTGGTGCATCCGAGGTCGAGGTTGGCGAGAAGAAGGACAGATACAACGATGCGCTCAATGCGACGCGCGCTGCTGTCGAGGAGGGTATCCTCCCCGGAGGCGGTGTTGCGCTCCTCAAGGCGTCGTTGCAGCTCGCGACGGCGAGTGCGCAGGCTGCGAGCACGAGCAACCCTGTGAGTGGAGATGCCCAGCCTATTTGTATGGCCAACTTTGATCAGGAGTTGGGTGTGGGTATTATCAGGCGTGTGCTTACGCAGCCTACGCGTGCGATTCTGAATAATGCCAATGAGAAGAGTGCTGTTATCGTTGGTGCTCTTTTGAACCAGG GCCCAACGGGCTATGGCAGCGCAGACAAGTTCTCCTGGGGCTACAACGCCACCAAGGGCGAGTACGTCGACATGGTGCGCAAGGGTCACATCGTTGACCCCTTGAAAGTCGTGCGCACGGCGTTGGTGGATGCAAGCGGCGTAGCCAGCTTGCTGTTCACGAGCGAGGCGTGTGTCGTCAATTCTcccgaggaggagaaggcagGTGCTGGGGGTATGGGTGGTATGGGTGGCATGGGTGGCATGGGTGGCATGG AGGGCAAG CTCGCCAAACCGCTCACGCTTCTCTTTGACCCGCTCGAGACAGTG GTGTTATTCTTATCTGTCTTGCTCGTGATGAAGCCTGTGGATGAGAGAGTGTTGCTCGGAGAGGATGCGCTGGTCACGGAGGAGGTGCACAAGCAGCATTCTCATGCACAGCAGGGGTATCAGCACCCCATCCTCGGCGCGCCGCACTGGTCTGCGGGCGGGAAGGAGAACGTGCACGCACACTAG